In one Corynebacterium bovis DSM 20582 = CIP 54.80 genomic region, the following are encoded:
- a CDS encoding metallophosphoesterase family protein — protein MAQQWFTSDLHLGHRFVASLRGFDTVEEHDAAVLDGLRDTLSAGDTVWMLGDLSCGDTADEDRALDLLADVLTAAGATADLIAGNHDSCHPLHRGAHLRQRRYLEVFRSVQAYQKLRWEDQDVWLSHFPRPGRDHEGMESRYDELRLDVPRLIHGHLHSDAPDTGPGMVDVGVEAWGLRPVAQSDVADVVFDRA, from the coding sequence ATGGCACAGCAGTGGTTCACCAGTGATCTTCACCTCGGCCACCGGTTCGTCGCCTCCCTGCGCGGCTTCGACACGGTCGAGGAGCATGACGCCGCCGTCCTCGACGGACTGCGGGACACCCTCTCCGCCGGGGACACCGTGTGGATGCTCGGCGACCTGAGCTGCGGCGACACCGCGGACGAGGACCGCGCCCTCGACCTCCTCGCGGACGTCCTCACGGCGGCCGGGGCCACCGCGGACCTCATCGCCGGCAACCACGACAGTTGCCACCCGCTCCACCGCGGCGCCCACCTGCGGCAACGCCGCTACCTCGAGGTCTTCCGGTCCGTGCAGGCCTACCAGAAGCTGCGGTGGGAGGATCAGGACGTGTGGCTGAGCCACTTCCCCCGACCCGGTCGCGATCACGAGGGGATGGAGTCCAGGTACGACGAACTGCGCCTCGACGTCCCCCGTCTCATCCACGGCCACCTCCACTCGGACGCGCCGGACACGGGCCCGGGGATGGTCGACGTCGGGGTGGAGGCGTGGGGGCTGCGGCCCGTGGCGCAGTCGGACGTCGCGGACGTCGTCTTCGACCGGGCGTGA
- a CDS encoding GNAT family N-acetyltransferase: MSGPEDRRQIIDMMDEARGENLTEAQRAERGWVQGRMNDELLAEFEAGTGVIVAEDTTNGRVAAFCVTSRPQVGDPGARGALVGYMESAHPDARWAMYGPVVIDPDYQGHGLMRRLLTRMADVLTGYDLGAAFVDTGNSRSMQVHRHYPFTEDGTYEFEGREIMVFTFSPAAFARDIRAS; encoded by the coding sequence ATGTCAGGGCCGGAGGACCGCCGGCAGATCATCGACATGATGGACGAGGCGCGGGGCGAGAACCTCACCGAGGCGCAGCGGGCCGAGCGCGGCTGGGTCCAGGGGCGGATGAACGACGAGCTCCTCGCCGAGTTCGAGGCCGGGACCGGGGTCATCGTCGCCGAGGACACGACGAACGGCCGGGTCGCGGCGTTCTGCGTGACCTCGCGGCCGCAGGTCGGCGACCCGGGTGCCCGCGGGGCGCTCGTCGGGTACATGGAGTCCGCGCACCCGGACGCGCGGTGGGCGATGTACGGCCCGGTCGTCATCGACCCGGACTACCAGGGCCACGGCCTCATGCGGCGGCTGCTCACGCGGATGGCCGACGTGCTGACCGGCTACGACCTCGGGGCGGCGTTCGTCGACACCGGGAACTCCCGGTCGATGCAGGTCCACCGGCACTACCCCTTCACCGAGGACGGGACCTACGAGTTCGAGGGCCGGGAGATCATGGTCTTCACCTTCTCCCCGGCGGCGTTCGCCCGGGACATCCGCGCGAGCTGA
- a CDS encoding DUF2786 domain-containing protein, with product MTDTETIRQRVEKLLRQAADREGTPEGATFRDKAFELMARYSIEQSQLRGDTGADSHRVGEFTVHHRGSYSDLQSRLLTHLASVLHCRAVVFRSPGRSTVDRTVVFGRRHYLDRVEVLHTALSLHLVSGATAAVTTAPGDGGHATRRRRRSWMLGFIASVTERLRTVEDSHTGDFARDGRPGEVVLLDDAALADRAMRDRFPFLRRDRRRIGALDPDSYREGVAAGERTDLGQARVAGARALPGPGGAG from the coding sequence ATGACGGACACGGAGACCATCCGGCAGCGGGTGGAGAAGCTGCTCCGGCAGGCGGCGGACCGCGAGGGGACACCGGAGGGGGCGACATTCCGCGACAAGGCCTTCGAGCTCATGGCGCGGTACAGCATCGAGCAGTCCCAGCTGCGGGGCGACACCGGTGCGGACAGTCACCGCGTGGGCGAGTTCACGGTGCATCACCGGGGCTCGTACTCCGACCTGCAGTCGCGGCTGCTCACGCACCTGGCGTCGGTGCTGCACTGCCGGGCCGTGGTCTTCCGCTCCCCCGGGCGGTCGACCGTCGACCGGACGGTGGTCTTCGGTCGTCGCCACTACCTCGACCGGGTGGAGGTCCTGCACACGGCGTTGTCGCTGCACCTCGTGTCCGGTGCGACCGCGGCCGTCACCACCGCCCCCGGCGACGGCGGGCACGCGACCCGGCGGCGGAGGCGGTCGTGGATGCTGGGGTTCATCGCGTCGGTCACGGAGCGGCTGCGGACGGTCGAGGACAGTCACACCGGGGACTTCGCCCGGGACGGTCGGCCGGGGGAGGTCGTCCTTCTCGACGACGCCGCCCTCGCCGACCGGGCGATGCGGGACCGCTTCCCGTTCCTGCGCCGGGACCGGCGGCGCATCGGGGCCCTCGACCCGGACAGTTACCGGGAGGGTGTGGCGGCCGGGGAGCGGACGGACCTCGGGCAGGCCCGCGTCGCGGGGGCGCGGGCGCTGCCCGGACCGGGCGGGGCGGGGTGA
- a CDS encoding NAD-dependent succinate-semialdehyde dehydrogenase produces the protein MATFALQNPSTGQTEQTFDRIDDSDRDAILDRSTAAFRTWSGMSIDDRAAVLRRVGDLYDEKSDELAEYIGREMGKLTEWAKGEVALVADIYRWYGEHAHELLAEKELPAQGALRSYVVKKPIGPLLGIMPWNFPYYQVARWAAPNLLLGNSLVLKHASLCPLSSQACQDLLVEAGLPDDVFINIYASGSQMDAFVADKRIAGVSLTGSESAGAAVAKTAGANYKKSLLELGGNDPFIVLDDDNLEWVLDQYVTIRMLCTGQVCAAPKRLIVMDSFYDRAVEYLETAISRLTVGAYDDPDADIGPLSSISARDEIVERLEKAERDGSATIRVGGKAVDRDGAYMEPTLISDVDPSADVGCNEIFGPVAIIYRVKDVDEAVELANDKSEYGLSSSVWGSDIEAAHAVARRLKDGMTYVNEHGTTLPGLPFGGVGRSGYGRELAQWGVGEFVNDKLIRVSPQDTSAS, from the coding sequence ATGGCAACCTTCGCACTCCAGAACCCCAGCACCGGACAGACCGAACAGACCTTCGACCGCATCGACGACAGCGACCGGGACGCGATCCTCGACCGGTCCACCGCCGCCTTCCGCACGTGGAGCGGGATGAGCATCGACGACCGCGCCGCGGTCCTCCGCCGCGTCGGCGACCTCTACGACGAGAAATCGGACGAACTCGCGGAGTACATCGGCCGCGAGATGGGCAAGCTCACCGAATGGGCCAAGGGTGAGGTCGCCCTCGTGGCGGACATCTACCGCTGGTACGGCGAGCATGCCCACGAACTCCTCGCGGAGAAGGAGCTCCCCGCCCAGGGCGCGCTGCGCTCGTACGTGGTCAAGAAGCCGATCGGCCCCCTCCTCGGCATCATGCCGTGGAACTTCCCCTACTACCAGGTCGCCCGGTGGGCGGCCCCGAACCTCCTGCTCGGCAACTCCCTCGTGCTCAAGCACGCGTCGCTGTGCCCCCTGTCCTCGCAGGCGTGCCAGGACCTCCTCGTCGAGGCCGGGCTGCCCGACGACGTGTTCATCAACATCTACGCCTCCGGTTCGCAGATGGACGCCTTCGTCGCCGACAAGCGGATCGCCGGGGTGTCCCTCACCGGCTCCGAGTCGGCGGGCGCGGCCGTGGCGAAGACCGCCGGGGCGAACTACAAGAAGTCCCTCCTCGAGCTCGGCGGCAACGACCCGTTCATCGTCCTCGACGACGACAACCTCGAGTGGGTCCTCGACCAGTACGTCACGATCCGCATGCTCTGCACCGGCCAGGTCTGCGCCGCGCCGAAGCGGCTCATCGTCATGGACTCCTTCTACGACCGGGCCGTGGAGTACCTGGAGACGGCGATCTCCCGGCTCACCGTCGGCGCGTACGACGACCCGGACGCCGACATCGGGCCGCTGAGCTCGATCAGCGCCCGCGACGAGATCGTCGAACGCCTCGAGAAGGCCGAGCGGGACGGGTCGGCGACGATCCGCGTCGGCGGCAAGGCCGTCGACCGCGACGGCGCGTACATGGAGCCGACGCTCATCAGCGACGTCGACCCGTCCGCCGACGTCGGGTGCAACGAGATCTTCGGCCCGGTGGCGATCATCTACCGCGTCAAGGACGTCGACGAGGCCGTGGAGCTCGCCAACGACAAGTCCGAGTACGGGCTGTCCAGCTCCGTGTGGGGCAGCGACATCGAGGCCGCCCACGCGGTCGCCCGTCGCCTCAAGGACGGCATGACGTACGTCAACGAGCACGGCACGACCCTGCCGGGGCTGCCCTTCGGCGGCGTCGGCCGGTCCGGCTACGGCCGGGAGCTCGCGCAGTGGGGCGTCGGTGAGTTCGTCAACGACAAGCTCATCCGCGTCTCCCCGCAGGACACCTCCGCGTCCTGA
- a CDS encoding D-isomer specific 2-hydroxyacid dehydrogenase family protein, translating to MRVFIGKDPLPQTSDALREAGATLVDTLGDAEAFICSGVGREGFPDLPDSVRWVQLCQAGIESFIDAGVVTRGPDGTRRWSNASGIYGLQVAESAVGLLLNVLHLHTRIARERTWDIAKEVDRRTRWLHGTTVGIIGAGGIGGHLIEMLATFGAETVAVNMSGRTVDGARETYPYSRIDEVWPQVDHLILSAPLTDETRGLVDADALAACRDGVTVVNVARGAVVDTDALVEALRSGKVSGAGLDVTDPEPLPDDHPLWGMDTVAITTHAANTKSSMDGQLAPVVAENYRRFTAGETMVTELDPDRGY from the coding sequence ATGCGCGTATTCATCGGTAAGGATCCACTTCCGCAGACCAGTGACGCCCTCCGCGAGGCCGGGGCGACGCTCGTCGACACCCTCGGTGACGCCGAGGCGTTCATCTGTTCCGGTGTCGGGCGCGAGGGGTTCCCCGACCTCCCCGACTCCGTCCGCTGGGTGCAGCTGTGCCAGGCGGGGATCGAGTCGTTCATCGACGCCGGGGTCGTCACCAGGGGTCCCGACGGAACCCGCCGGTGGTCCAACGCCTCCGGGATCTACGGCCTCCAGGTGGCGGAGTCGGCCGTCGGGCTGCTCCTCAACGTCCTCCACCTCCACACCCGCATCGCCCGCGAGCGGACGTGGGACATCGCGAAGGAGGTCGACCGGCGGACCAGGTGGCTCCACGGGACGACCGTCGGCATCATCGGCGCCGGCGGCATCGGCGGGCACCTCATCGAGATGCTCGCGACGTTCGGGGCGGAGACCGTCGCGGTGAACATGTCCGGCCGCACGGTCGACGGTGCGCGGGAGACCTACCCGTACTCCCGCATCGACGAGGTCTGGCCGCAGGTCGACCACCTCATCCTCTCCGCGCCGCTCACCGACGAGACCCGCGGGCTCGTCGACGCCGACGCGCTCGCCGCGTGCCGGGACGGGGTGACGGTCGTCAACGTGGCCCGCGGGGCCGTCGTGGACACGGACGCGCTGGTCGAGGCGCTGCGCAGCGGGAAGGTCAGCGGGGCGGGGCTCGACGTCACCGACCCCGAACCGCTGCCCGACGACCACCCGCTGTGGGGGATGGACACCGTGGCGATCACGACGCACGCGGCGAACACGAAGTCCTCGATGGACGGCCAGCTGGCGCCGGTCGTCGCGGAGAACTACCGGCGCTTCACCGCCGGGGAGACGATGGTCACGGAGCTGGACCCGGACCGCGGCTACTGA